A portion of the Luxibacter massiliensis genome contains these proteins:
- a CDS encoding LysR family transcriptional regulator, with the protein MELRVLKYFLIVAREENITRAANLLHVTQPTLSRQLMQLEEELEVKLFQRGKHSISLTEDGLRLKRRAQEIIALADKTKAEFYGKAEALSGEVAIGCGETQNMSFLSERMRRFRTVHPLVSFQIYSATADDIKDRIEQGLLDIGLLMEPVNISKYEFIRMEKKERWGVLVPVNSPLSEKECVTAMDLKEIPLLIPGRQSVQHELSSWFGLNFENIEIAAAYNLIGNAANMVRHQVGTALCFDLDFRYDDLKFIPLSPSIETGAVLVWKKNQMFTNTVHEFVHFLRNTK; encoded by the coding sequence ATGGAACTGCGAGTATTGAAATATTTTCTGATTGTCGCCAGGGAGGAAAATATAACGAGAGCTGCAAATCTGCTTCATGTGACGCAGCCGACTCTCTCCAGGCAGTTAATGCAGTTGGAAGAGGAACTGGAAGTAAAATTGTTTCAAAGAGGGAAACACAGTATTAGCCTTACCGAAGATGGGCTGCGCCTGAAAAGGAGAGCACAGGAAATCATAGCATTGGCGGATAAGACAAAAGCAGAATTTTACGGCAAAGCAGAAGCGCTGTCCGGGGAGGTTGCGATTGGCTGCGGGGAAACTCAGAATATGTCTTTCCTTTCAGAGAGAATGCGTAGATTCCGAACAGTACATCCACTGGTGAGCTTTCAAATCTATAGTGCGACGGCGGACGATATAAAAGATCGAATCGAACAAGGATTGCTTGACATCGGACTTCTTATGGAACCAGTGAATATTTCTAAATATGAGTTTATCCGTATGGAAAAGAAAGAACGATGGGGAGTTTTAGTGCCAGTAAATTCACCGCTTTCTGAAAAAGAATGTGTGACGGCAATGGATTTGAAAGAGATCCCACTGTTGATACCGGGGCGCCAGAGCGTACAGCATGAACTGTCTTCCTGGTTTGGGCTGAACTTTGAAAATATAGAGATAGCGGCTGCCTATAATTTAATCGGCAATGCTGCTAATATGGTTCGCCATCAAGTAGGAACCGCACTCTGCTTTGATTTGGATTTTCGGTATGATGATTTGAAATTTATTCCGCTTTCTCCGTCTATTGAGACGGGGGCAGTTTTAGTGTGGAAGAAAAATCAGATGTTTACGAATACAGTGCATGAGTTTGTTCATTTTTTAAGAAATACAAAATAG
- a CDS encoding aldo/keto reductase, translated as MKYTKLGNSELNVSRICMGCMGFGDAANGQHTWTVDEAHSREIIRQGLEAGINFFDTAIAYQSGTSEQYLGRALRDYGRREDVVVATKFLPRTQEEIISGITGQQHIEKMMDKSLSNLGMEYVDLYIYHMWDYETPLYDIMEGLNRIVKAGKARYIGISNCYAYQLAKANALAEKEGFAKFISIQGHYNLIFREEEREMAGLCSEDQIAMTPYSALAGGRLSKRSGEHSKRMEEDSYAKLKYDASARQDGEIIRRVAGLADQYGVSMTEVSLAWLLTKVSAPVVGATKPYQVEGAVKAVDLCLTEQDLAYLEEPYVPHRLVGVMAQNTVQAAKEKHVWSTGNQTI; from the coding sequence ATGAAATATACGAAACTTGGAAATTCAGAGCTGAATGTTTCCCGTATCTGCATGGGGTGCATGGGATTTGGAGACGCTGCTAATGGACAGCATACATGGACGGTGGATGAGGCACATTCCAGGGAAATTATCCGTCAGGGACTGGAGGCTGGGATTAATTTTTTCGATACAGCCATTGCATATCAGAGCGGAACAAGCGAACAGTATCTGGGAAGGGCATTGAGAGACTATGGCAGACGTGAGGATGTGGTGGTCGCTACCAAATTCCTGCCCCGCACACAGGAGGAAATTATTTCTGGAATCACTGGTCAGCAGCATATTGAAAAGATGATGGATAAAAGCCTTTCCAACCTGGGAATGGAGTATGTGGATCTGTATATTTACCACATGTGGGATTATGAAACGCCTCTCTACGATATTATGGAGGGCCTAAACCGGATTGTAAAGGCGGGAAAAGCAAGGTATATTGGGATCTCAAACTGCTATGCCTATCAGCTTGCAAAAGCAAATGCACTTGCTGAAAAGGAAGGATTTGCAAAATTTATCAGCATACAGGGACATTATAACTTGATTTTCCGGGAAGAGGAACGGGAAATGGCAGGACTTTGCAGTGAGGATCAGATTGCAATGACTCCATACAGCGCGCTTGCAGGCGGAAGGCTGTCAAAAAGATCAGGAGAACATTCCAAACGTATGGAAGAGGACAGCTATGCGAAATTAAAGTATGATGCCTCCGCCCGGCAGGACGGTGAGATTATACGTAGGGTGGCAGGACTGGCGGATCAGTACGGAGTGTCTATGACGGAGGTTTCTCTGGCATGGCTGCTTACGAAAGTGTCTGCTCCAGTAGTTGGAGCAACTAAGCCTTATCAAGTGGAGGGCGCCGTCAAGGCAGTAGATTTATGCCTGACAGAGCAGGATCTTGCTTATCTGGAGGAGCCATATGTTCCCCATAGGCTTGTGGGTGTTATGGCTCAGAATACGGTACAGGCGGCAAAAGAAAAGCACGTCTGGTCAACGGGAAATCAGACCATATAA
- a CDS encoding zinc-dependent alcohol dehydrogenase produces MAEMMKAGVLVAPKTIEMREVPVPQMEPGMIEIKVSACGVCGSDIHMWKSGSGWGAKAGKELIMGHEFCGGVTDPGDSQFQIGDRVVFWANLYCGKCDMCMSGHEQLCRDVNGTNYIGFVCNGGYAEKFVGKASNAYKLPDAVSDVAAGLIDPLMVAYHAVKHSGIKLHDKVLVAGSGIIGHMIGNLAKKAGASYVAMSKINDLKIQKAKVSGDFEAFYDGNDSAQVAKMVQDTNGGFDIAFEVVGAESALSTCVNAVRPGGKVVMIGNSIPDTVAFEMNKAVLREITLKGSVSCTRQEFEETIDLIAAGMIDPEQYVTDILPLEELQQTFERLTDENDPILKAVIKP; encoded by the coding sequence ATGGCAGAGATGATGAAAGCGGGAGTACTGGTGGCTCCCAAAACAATAGAAATGAGAGAGGTTCCGGTTCCGCAGATGGAGCCGGGAATGATTGAAATAAAGGTATCCGCCTGCGGCGTCTGCGGAAGCGACATCCACATGTGGAAGTCAGGAAGCGGCTGGGGCGCAAAGGCGGGAAAGGAATTGATTATGGGCCATGAGTTCTGCGGGGGTGTGACGGACCCGGGAGACAGCCAGTTTCAAATTGGGGACAGAGTAGTCTTTTGGGCGAACCTGTACTGCGGGAAATGTGATATGTGTATGTCAGGTCATGAGCAATTATGCCGGGATGTGAACGGAACCAATTACATCGGCTTTGTTTGTAACGGCGGCTATGCAGAGAAATTTGTGGGAAAAGCATCCAACGCCTACAAGCTGCCGGACGCTGTTTCCGATGTGGCGGCGGGACTGATTGATCCCCTCATGGTGGCATACCACGCAGTGAAGCATTCTGGTATCAAACTACATGATAAGGTTCTCGTTGCAGGAAGCGGTATTATCGGACATATGATTGGAAATCTGGCGAAAAAAGCAGGGGCTTCTTATGTGGCAATGTCTAAAATTAATGATTTAAAAATTCAGAAAGCGAAAGTATCCGGTGATTTTGAAGCCTTTTATGACGGGAATGATTCTGCGCAGGTTGCAAAAATGGTGCAGGATACCAACGGTGGGTTCGATATCGCCTTTGAAGTGGTAGGGGCAGAGAGCGCTTTAAGTACTTGTGTCAATGCGGTCAGACCAGGCGGCAAAGTAGTCATGATTGGAAATTCCATACCAGATACCGTTGCATTTGAAATGAATAAAGCGGTACTGAGGGAGATCACATTAAAGGGGAGCGTTTCTTGTACTAGACAGGAATTTGAAGAAACCATTGATCTGATTGCGGCGGGTATGATTGATCCGGAACAGTATGTGACAGATATTCTGCCTTTAGAAGAACTGCAGCAGACTTTCGAGCGGCTGACAGACGAAAATGATCCAATCTTAAAAGCGGTCATAAAACCCTAA
- a CDS encoding MATE family efflux transporter, producing the protein MRQMISRVIEPKQILPKEQQIFTNLDLRKLIIPLFWEQLLEVFVGVADTFMVSHAGEAAVSGVSLVNMFNTVFLFLFAALASGGAVVVSQYIGNKDRKNGNFSAGQLVAISAVFSVVIMLIVLLLNRQLLRLLFGEVENNVMNACITYLRISAYSYPAIAIYNAGAAIYRSMGKTNVTMYLSVISNVINIVGNAIGVFVLRQGVAGVAYPSLIARSFSAVAIMSLCFRKKNEVFLEIKNLIGWNPTMIRRILGIAVPNGIENGLFQLVKVALSSITALFGTVQIAANGVAQSFWSLAALMGTAMGLAFVTVVGQCMGAGDIKAAEYYTKKLLRITFFASILWNALILIAAPIVLRRYAISDEAARLVIILILIHNLFNALFYPLSGALSNGLRAAGDVKFTMYVSISSTIGCRVIFSVLFAICLQMGVIGVALAMCLDWGIRAALFWKRFRGGKWKSFQVI; encoded by the coding sequence ATGAGACAGATGATCAGCAGGGTGATAGAGCCGAAACAGATACTGCCAAAAGAGCAGCAGATATTTACAAATCTGGATTTAAGAAAGCTGATTATCCCCTTATTTTGGGAGCAGCTTTTGGAGGTCTTTGTAGGAGTTGCGGATACGTTTATGGTCAGTCACGCCGGAGAGGCAGCCGTCTCCGGTGTTTCTCTTGTAAATATGTTTAATACCGTATTTCTCTTTTTGTTCGCAGCGCTGGCATCTGGCGGGGCAGTTGTTGTCAGTCAGTATATTGGAAATAAGGACAGAAAAAATGGAAATTTTTCGGCGGGACAGCTTGTGGCGATTTCTGCCGTTTTTTCGGTGGTGATCATGCTAATTGTCCTGCTCCTTAACCGGCAGTTGCTAAGGCTTTTGTTTGGAGAGGTGGAAAACAACGTCATGAATGCCTGCATTACTTATCTGCGGATTTCTGCGTATTCGTATCCAGCTATTGCCATTTATAATGCGGGTGCTGCCATTTACCGGAGTATGGGAAAAACCAACGTGACGATGTATCTTTCTGTGATATCCAATGTGATTAACATTGTGGGAAATGCCATCGGTGTGTTTGTGCTGCGCCAAGGAGTGGCAGGCGTAGCCTATCCATCTTTAATTGCCAGAAGTTTTTCTGCTGTTGCTATCATGAGTCTGTGTTTCCGTAAAAAGAATGAGGTGTTTCTGGAAATAAAAAATCTGATAGGATGGAATCCAACGATGATTCGTAGAATATTGGGAATCGCAGTGCCGAATGGAATTGAAAACGGACTGTTCCAGTTGGTAAAGGTGGCTTTAAGCAGCATCACTGCACTGTTTGGTACTGTTCAGATTGCGGCAAACGGCGTGGCCCAGAGTTTCTGGTCTCTGGCGGCATTGATGGGAACTGCAATGGGTCTTGCCTTTGTGACGGTTGTCGGACAGTGTATGGGAGCTGGAGATATAAAAGCGGCAGAATATTATACAAAAAAATTACTGAGAATCACTTTTTTTGCTTCGATTTTATGGAATGCCTTGATTTTGATAGCGGCGCCCATTGTTTTGAGGAGATATGCCATCTCAGATGAGGCGGCGAGGCTGGTGATCATCCTGATCTTAATTCATAACCTTTTTAACGCTTTGTTTTATCCGCTTTCCGGGGCGCTGTCTAACGGTCTGCGGGCAGCGGGAGATGTGAAGTTTACCATGTATGTCAGTATTTCTTCCACAATAGGGTGCAGGGTTATATTTTCTGTCCTATTTGCCATCTGTCTGCAAATGGGGGTTATCGGTGTGGCGCTTGCTATGTGCTTAGACTGGGGAATCAGAGCAGCTTTGTTTTGGAAACGGTTCAGAGGTGGAAAATGGAAATCTTTTCAGGTGATTTGA
- a CDS encoding flavodoxin: MKKRSVSILLAAMLALSMTACGNDKNQEEETNVAAQENQQAETREEANPTDDSSVSGSSNMLVAYFTYAENADLPEGVDASSSASIQTWNSEMTGNTGAVAHMISEATGAELFSIQTTEKYPSDYNETVDQGQEEQSADLRPELSAHIENLDSYDTIFFGFPNWWGDMPMAMYSFLDEYDLAGKTIVPFVTSGGSGFSGSIRAIESAEPGAAVQEGLALSDSSAMEAQSDVEEWLAGLGYLQ, translated from the coding sequence ATGAAAAAAAGAAGCGTTTCTATATTACTTGCAGCAATGCTTGCACTTTCTATGACAGCATGTGGAAATGACAAAAATCAGGAAGAGGAAACAAATGTGGCAGCACAGGAAAATCAACAGGCGGAAACACGGGAAGAAGCGAATCCGACGGACGATTCTTCTGTAAGCGGTTCTTCTAATATGCTGGTAGCATACTTTACCTATGCAGAGAATGCGGACCTGCCAGAAGGGGTTGACGCATCTTCCAGTGCAAGCATTCAGACATGGAATAGTGAAATGACGGGAAATACAGGCGCGGTGGCCCACATGATCAGTGAGGCGACGGGGGCAGAATTGTTCTCTATTCAGACAACAGAGAAATACCCCTCAGACTATAATGAAACGGTAGATCAGGGGCAGGAAGAGCAGAGTGCGGATTTAAGACCTGAACTCTCTGCTCATATTGAGAATCTGGACAGCTACGACACGATCTTTTTCGGATTCCCGAATTGGTGGGGCGATATGCCAATGGCAATGTACAGCTTTCTGGATGAATATGATCTGGCAGGCAAGACCATCGTTCCGTTTGTTACATCCGGAGGAAGTGGTTTTTCTGGAAGTATCCGTGCAATTGAAAGTGCAGAACCGGGGGCAGCGGTACAGGAAGGGCTGGCGCTCAGCGACTCCAGTGCGATGGAGGCACAAAGTGATGTGGAAGAATGGCTGGCAGGACTGGGGTATCTGCAGTAG
- a CDS encoding TetR family transcriptional regulator, whose translation MPKGSEELTSARKEEIINACAKLYETMNFKDVTIKEIGKATSFTRTSIYNYFQTKEEIFLAYMQREYEVWIAALRQMRTAHETMGRKEFAEVLAHSLEERGNLLKLMAMNHYDMEENSRMERLVEFKVIYGRALAEMQNCLEYFFPEMTVQKRQEFLFSFFPFMFGIYPYTVVTEKQREAMKLAKVDYIYRSVYELVLAEVKKLLDV comes from the coding sequence ATGCCGAAAGGTTCGGAAGAATTGACGAGCGCCCGTAAAGAAGAGATTATCAATGCATGTGCAAAGCTCTATGAAACAATGAATTTTAAAGATGTCACGATAAAGGAAATCGGAAAGGCGACTTCCTTTACCAGAACATCTATTTATAACTATTTCCAGACAAAGGAAGAGATATTTTTAGCATATATGCAGCGGGAATACGAAGTATGGATCGCAGCGCTTCGGCAAATGCGGACGGCACATGAAACGATGGGCCGGAAAGAATTTGCCGAAGTGCTGGCGCATTCACTGGAAGAGCGGGGAAATCTTCTGAAATTGATGGCCATGAACCATTATGATATGGAGGAAAACAGCCGGATGGAGCGGCTGGTAGAATTTAAGGTGATATATGGAAGGGCTTTGGCTGAAATGCAGAACTGTTTGGAATATTTTTTCCCGGAAATGACAGTGCAAAAACGGCAGGAGTTTCTTTTCTCTTTCTTTCCGTTTATGTTTGGGATTTATCCGTATACCGTAGTGACAGAAAAGCAGAGGGAGGCAATGAAGCTGGCGAAGGTGGATTATATATATCGTTCTGTTTATGAACTTGTACTGGCAGAAGTGAAAAAATTATTAGATGTGTAA
- a CDS encoding aldo/keto reductase yields MERRKLRDLEVSPIGMGCMGFSHGYGKVPERTYSMEAIHKAFAFGCTFFDTAESYGTEMFYPGHNEELVGEAIRPFRKDVVLATKLHLNVEEVSKGYNLYDIMLRHLKASMKRLNTDYIDLYYLHRVNELVPVEDIAEVMGRFIKEGFVRGWGLSQVSVETLDRANTVTPVSAVQSIYSMVERALEKDIFPYCLEHNIGVVPFSPIASGFLSGKVTAETKFEGDDVRKFVPQLAEENLKANQPIIDVLSRFSEEKQAANAQISLAWMLHKYPNAVPIPGSKNQERILENLGSWNVQLSGDEFQTLETALNQCKVYGHRGYVESEQASFSANWRENK; encoded by the coding sequence ATGGAAAGAAGAAAATTAAGAGATTTGGAAGTGTCCCCAATCGGCATGGGATGTATGGGATTTTCTCATGGCTACGGAAAGGTTCCGGAAAGAACATACAGCATGGAAGCGATTCACAAAGCCTTTGCGTTTGGCTGTACCTTTTTCGATACAGCTGAGAGTTACGGAACAGAAATGTTTTATCCGGGACACAATGAAGAATTGGTGGGCGAGGCCATCCGTCCGTTTCGGAAGGACGTGGTGCTTGCCACGAAGCTGCACCTAAACGTAGAGGAAGTTTCAAAGGGATATAATCTATACGATATTATGCTCCGTCATCTAAAAGCATCAATGAAAAGACTGAACACAGATTATATTGACCTTTACTATCTTCACCGGGTGAATGAACTTGTACCGGTGGAGGATATTGCAGAAGTGATGGGCAGATTTATAAAAGAAGGGTTCGTCCGCGGCTGGGGACTTTCACAGGTATCTGTAGAAACCCTTGACCGTGCCAACACGGTAACTCCAGTCTCAGCGGTACAAAGTATTTATTCTATGGTAGAGCGGGCGCTGGAAAAAGATATTTTCCCCTATTGTCTGGAACATAACATCGGAGTCGTTCCGTTTTCCCCTATTGCCAGTGGTTTTCTTTCAGGAAAGGTAACGGCGGAGACAAAATTTGAAGGAGATGATGTGCGCAAATTTGTGCCTCAGCTTGCAGAAGAGAACTTGAAAGCAAATCAGCCTATTATAGATGTGCTTTCCAGATTCTCAGAAGAAAAACAGGCGGCAAATGCACAGATTTCGCTTGCGTGGATGCTGCATAAATATCCCAATGCTGTGCCAATTCCAGGATCCAAGAATCAGGAGAGAATCCTTGAAAACCTGGGCAGTTGGAATGTACAATTAAGTGGGGATGAGTTTCAGACATTAGAAACAGCGCTGAACCAGTGTAAGGTATATGGCCACAGAGGATATGTGGAGTCAGAACAAGCCAGTTTTTCTGCAAATTGGAGAGAAAATAAGTAA
- a CDS encoding iron-containing alcohol dehydrogenase, producing MSFQMYVPTRILFGEGQLSNLHEQKLPGTKAMIVISDGKSTKENGALDKTQQELKMAGVETVLFDKIMANPLKSTVMEGAAFARENGCDFIIALGGGSVIDASKAIAAMATNGGDLWDYIGGGTGKGLTLTKEPLPLVAITTTAGTGSEVDQWGVVSNEETNEKIGFGGYDSLFPQIAVVDPGLMKSVPAKFTAYQGFDALFHSVECYISAAANLMSDMYALTAIENIGAYLARAVKDGSDMEAREHVAFANTLSGVVMTLSGCTSEHSMEHAMSAYHHELPHGAGLIMISKEYFTHFVKNHACDERFVRMAHALGMKEAKEPMDFITALVKLQEECGVADLKMSDYGIMPEEFMTLAKNARTTMGGLFFCDRVPMSDEECAAIFEKAYR from the coding sequence ATGAGTTTTCAGATGTATGTACCAACAAGAATTTTATTTGGAGAGGGACAGCTTTCCAATCTCCATGAGCAGAAACTGCCGGGAACAAAGGCGATGATTGTGATTTCCGATGGAAAATCAACGAAAGAAAACGGAGCGCTTGACAAGACGCAGCAGGAACTAAAAATGGCAGGTGTGGAAACCGTTTTGTTTGATAAGATTATGGCAAATCCGCTGAAGTCAACTGTGATGGAAGGCGCTGCATTTGCAAGGGAGAATGGGTGTGATTTCATTATTGCCCTCGGTGGAGGCAGTGTTATAGACGCATCTAAGGCAATTGCGGCCATGGCAACAAATGGCGGAGATTTATGGGATTATATCGGTGGGGGAACTGGAAAAGGACTGACCCTTACGAAAGAACCGCTTCCCCTTGTGGCGATTACCACGACGGCGGGAACGGGAAGTGAGGTAGACCAGTGGGGTGTGGTTTCCAATGAAGAGACAAATGAAAAAATTGGATTTGGAGGATATGATTCTTTGTTCCCGCAGATTGCAGTGGTAGATCCAGGACTTATGAAATCTGTTCCGGCGAAATTTACGGCATATCAGGGGTTTGACGCTTTGTTCCACAGTGTAGAGTGTTATATTTCAGCAGCGGCAAACCTGATGTCCGATATGTATGCCCTGACTGCAATCGAAAATATCGGTGCTTATCTGGCGCGGGCCGTAAAAGACGGTTCTGATATGGAAGCAAGGGAACATGTGGCATTCGCAAACACCTTGTCCGGTGTAGTGATGACGCTCAGCGGCTGTACCAGTGAGCATTCTATGGAACACGCCATGAGTGCCTATCACCATGAACTTCCTCATGGAGCGGGGTTGATTATGATTTCCAAAGAATATTTTACGCATTTTGTTAAAAATCACGCCTGCGATGAGCGTTTTGTCCGCATGGCTCACGCTTTGGGGATGAAAGAGGCGAAAGAACCGATGGATTTTATTACAGCATTGGTGAAATTACAGGAAGAATGTGGCGTGGCAGACTTAAAAATGTCGGATTACGGAATCATGCCAGAGGAATTTATGACATTGGCAAAGAATGCGAGGACTACCATGGGCGGCCTGTTCTTCTGTGACCGGGTTCCGATGTCAGATGAAGAATGTGCAGCCATTTTTGAAAAAGCATATCGGTAA
- a CDS encoding LysR family transcriptional regulator gives MEIRVLRYFLTVVREESITKAADVLHITQPTLSRQLAQMEEGLGVQLFIRGTRKIVLTNEGMLMRRRAEEILELVDKTERELVEQEEELEGIVAIGCGDLKAVQLLPELIRSFRQLYPKVTFELYTATADHVKDRIDRGLTDIGLLLEPINMDKYDFIRLKQKETWVVSMHPDAPLAKKDYVTAKDLEGLPLIMPHRLNVQSELASWFGESYEKLNVVFKSNLPANGSIMVYNRLAYALIVTGSIDLWDKDKLIYRPLYPELTATSALAWKRHQPFGKAAEKFIEHIKSNL, from the coding sequence ATGGAAATCAGGGTGCTTCGTTACTTTTTAACGGTGGTAAGAGAAGAGAGTATTACAAAGGCCGCGGATGTACTGCACATTACCCAGCCCACACTCAGCCGACAGCTTGCACAGATGGAGGAAGGACTTGGGGTTCAGTTATTCATCCGGGGAACGAGGAAGATTGTCCTTACAAATGAAGGAATGTTGATGCGCCGCAGGGCAGAGGAGATTTTGGAGTTAGTGGACAAGACAGAGCGGGAACTGGTGGAGCAGGAAGAAGAACTGGAAGGAATTGTGGCCATTGGATGTGGCGATTTGAAGGCAGTACAGCTTCTGCCGGAACTGATCCGCAGTTTTCGTCAGCTATATCCGAAAGTAACCTTTGAATTATATACGGCAACCGCAGACCATGTGAAGGACAGAATAGACAGGGGACTTACGGATATCGGACTGCTTTTAGAACCCATTAATATGGATAAATATGATTTTATCCGACTAAAGCAAAAGGAGACATGGGTTGTGTCCATGCATCCAGACGCTCCTCTTGCCAAAAAAGACTATGTGACAGCAAAGGACTTGGAGGGACTGCCGCTGATAATGCCCCACAGGTTAAATGTACAGAGCGAATTGGCAAGCTGGTTTGGGGAGTCTTACGAAAAATTAAATGTTGTATTTAAAAGTAACCTTCCCGCAAATGGTTCCATTATGGTATATAACCGTCTGGCATATGCATTAATAGTTACGGGGTCCATTGATTTGTGGGATAAGGATAAGCTTATATACCGCCCGCTTTATCCGGAACTGACGGCGACCAGTGCGCTGGCATGGAAACGGCACCAGCCTTTTGGGAAAGCCGCAGAAAAATTTATCGAACATATCAAGTCAAATTTGTGA
- a CDS encoding DUF4405 domain-containing protein gives MKPKMILKMSIDLVMTILLLFQMAYMLVGNTAHEWIGSIMFVLFILHHVLNIRWYRNLFKGRYSGFRVLQTVVNFSVLFCMLGLMVSGIIMSRTVFSFLPIDGGMGFARMLHMVTAYWGFLLMSVHLGLHWGMILGMVRKIRKQKEPSKPQTWALRVLALLISGFGVYAFLKHNLLSYMLLKNQFVFFDMQQTLISFLAEYLAMMGLWACLSYYLSRGIQRLSAKKKKQGE, from the coding sequence TTGAAACCCAAAATGATACTGAAAATGTCCATAGACCTGGTGATGACGATCCTGCTGTTATTCCAAATGGCATATATGCTGGTCGGAAATACGGCGCATGAATGGATTGGATCCATCATGTTCGTACTATTTATTCTTCATCATGTTTTAAATATCAGATGGTACCGCAATCTGTTCAAAGGGAGGTATTCCGGTTTTCGTGTTCTTCAGACAGTCGTTAATTTTTCTGTACTGTTCTGTATGCTTGGATTGATGGTAAGCGGAATCATTATGTCAAGGACTGTATTTTCCTTCCTTCCCATTGACGGCGGTATGGGCTTTGCCCGGATGCTTCATATGGTAACTGCTTATTGGGGATTTCTTTTGATGAGTGTCCACCTTGGACTGCACTGGGGAATGATACTGGGGATGGTACGAAAGATCAGGAAGCAGAAGGAACCGTCAAAACCGCAGACATGGGCATTACGTGTTCTGGCGCTTCTGATCAGCGGATTCGGGGTATATGCGTTCTTAAAACATAATCTACTCTCTTATATGCTTTTAAAAAACCAGTTTGTCTTCTTTGATATGCAGCAGACTTTGATTTCATTTTTAGCGGAGTATCTTGCGATGATGGGATTGTGGGCATGTCTTTCCTACTATCTGTCGCGTGGGATACAAAGATTGTCAGCAAAGAAGAAAAAACAAGGAGAGTAG
- a CDS encoding flavodoxin, whose translation MKKLGISILALLLGGVLSACQGQASGQDTEKNETAVQENTQTKDLAQENHVLIAYFTLGKNAEYPENIDATTSASLVEEGTELYGTTEYVGRMIQSGVGGDMHLIETTEPYSTDFDAVVDQNHEEMDAGTLPELKSSDVDISQYDTVFIGYPIWATNAPQAIFSFLEEYDLSGKTVIPFCTHDGYGAGGSYSDIAETVPGAEVLSGLAIEAENVPGAEDTVVQWLNEIGISGSSGNVSEGQSGTPIQITIGDEVLEGVIYDTALAQEVSEQFPLTVSMGNFGGREYYGGIDFTPENAGEGQLFFENGDITYCSRNNTLAIFYAQTDNPDLTMEVIPIGKVTSDLGVFDELSQDVEITFEPVQ comes from the coding sequence ATGAAAAAATTAGGCATTTCTATTTTAGCATTGTTGCTTGGAGGCGTATTGAGCGCTTGTCAGGGGCAGGCATCCGGGCAGGATACGGAAAAAAATGAAACAGCAGTACAGGAAAATACACAGACAAAGGATTTGGCACAGGAGAATCATGTGTTGATTGCGTATTTTACATTGGGCAAGAATGCAGAATATCCGGAGAATATAGATGCAACCACTTCTGCAAGTCTGGTGGAAGAGGGAACAGAGCTTTACGGGACTACAGAGTATGTGGGAAGAATGATTCAGTCTGGAGTAGGAGGAGATATGCATCTGATCGAAACGACGGAGCCGTATTCCACAGATTTTGATGCTGTAGTAGATCAGAATCATGAGGAGATGGATGCGGGGACTCTGCCGGAGCTCAAAAGCAGCGATGTTGACATTTCACAGTATGACACTGTATTTATCGGATATCCAATCTGGGCAACCAATGCCCCACAGGCGATTTTCTCTTTTTTAGAAGAATACGATCTGTCAGGGAAAACAGTCATTCCGTTCTGTACACATGACGGTTATGGCGCAGGAGGCAGCTACAGCGACATTGCGGAGACAGTACCAGGAGCAGAAGTTCTCTCAGGCCTTGCCATAGAAGCGGAGAATGTGCCGGGAGCAGAGGACACCGTTGTACAGTGGCTGAATGAAATCGGAATCAGTGGTTCTTCCGGTAATGTAAGTGAAGGCCAGAGTGGAACACCGATTCAGATTACCATCGGGGATGAGGTGTTGGAGGGCGTCATTTACGATACGGCTCTTGCACAGGAAGTCAGCGAACAGTTCCCGCTGACTGTATCTATGGGGAATTTCGGTGGCAGGGAATATTACGGGGGGATCGACTTTACACCGGAAAATGCGGGAGAAGGACAGCTCTTTTTTGAAAACGGAGACATTACCTACTGCAGCCGGAATAATACGTTGGCAATCTTTTATGCACAGACCGATAACCCGGATCTGACAATGGAAGTCATTCCCATTGGAAAAGTAACATCTGACCTGGGGGTATTTGATGAACTGTCCCAAGATGTGGAAATTACATTTGAACCAGTACAATAA